One part of the Burkholderia vietnamiensis LMG 10929 genome encodes these proteins:
- a CDS encoding carboxymuconolactone decarboxylase family protein, with protein MTDSLNYRQRTAEITEQMRKLRQSQPDLMSAFGALAAAGTRDGALTKKTRELIALGIAISSRCDDCIGFHVQALIKLKATREEVEEVAGVAVYMGGGPSMMYAAHALIAYDQLAA; from the coding sequence ATGACCGATTCACTGAACTATCGTCAACGAACCGCCGAGATTACCGAGCAGATGCGCAAGCTGCGGCAGTCGCAGCCCGATCTGATGTCGGCGTTCGGCGCATTGGCGGCGGCCGGCACGCGCGACGGCGCGCTGACGAAGAAGACGCGCGAGCTGATCGCGCTGGGCATCGCGATATCATCGCGCTGCGACGACTGCATCGGCTTCCACGTGCAGGCGCTGATCAAGCTGAAGGCGACGCGCGAGGAAGTCGAGGAGGTGGCCGGCGTCGCCGTGTACATGGGCGGCGGCCCGTCGATGATGTACGCGGCCCATGCGCTGATTGCTTACGACCAGCTGGCCGCTTGA
- a CDS encoding cytochrome b encodes MKTATRYPLSISLLHWLLAVALIGNLIVGLLLDDNEDLVGLHKSIGVAILLLVALRLGNRLRARDRLPPSVNPAGTLRHSAERAIHGLLYALMLAIPVLGWLKTNAAGHPASCFGLFSLPTLVAKNRELSHWLGELHALAAYALVALVGLHVAAAVAHRVLHAENVLPRILPWAARSGRRALQAKDIG; translated from the coding sequence ATGAAGACCGCTACCCGTTATCCGCTGTCGATCAGCCTGCTCCATTGGCTGCTGGCCGTCGCACTGATCGGCAACCTGATCGTCGGCCTGCTGCTAGACGACAACGAAGACCTGGTCGGCCTGCACAAGTCGATCGGCGTCGCCATTCTCTTGCTCGTGGCGCTGCGTCTCGGCAACCGGCTGCGCGCGCGCGACCGGCTGCCGCCGTCGGTCAATCCCGCCGGCACGCTGCGGCATTCGGCCGAACGCGCCATCCACGGGCTGCTGTATGCGCTGATGCTGGCGATCCCGGTGCTCGGCTGGCTGAAGACGAACGCGGCCGGGCACCCGGCCAGCTGCTTCGGACTCTTTTCGCTGCCGACGCTGGTCGCGAAGAACCGCGAGCTGTCGCACTGGCTCGGCGAACTGCACGCACTCGCCGCCTACGCGCTCGTCGCGCTGGTCGGCCTGCACGTCGCCGCGGCCGTGGCGCACCGCGTGCTCCATGCGGAAAACGTCCTGCCGCGCATCCTGCCGTGGGCGGCCCGTTCCGGCCGGCGCGCGCTGCAGGCGAAGGATATCGGCTGA
- a CDS encoding response regulator transcription factor, with protein sequence MRVLLVEDDKLIGSGVEDGLSEAGMTVDWAHDGRHAQLALETTPYDLVVLDLGLPRMSGVELLAWLRKRRDHTPVLVMTARDTVADRVSGLSAGADDYLGKPFDLTELVARCRALVRRSQGRSTDTIEYGDLSVDPALMTATRGAERIALTSRECALLVELLSNQGRPLSRAQLQDSLYGWNEEIESNAIEVHVSNLRKKLGADLIRTIRGVGYVVEKAS encoded by the coding sequence ATGCGGGTATTGCTCGTGGAGGACGACAAGCTGATCGGCAGCGGCGTGGAGGACGGGCTGAGCGAGGCCGGCATGACGGTCGACTGGGCGCACGACGGCCGGCATGCGCAACTGGCGCTCGAAACCACGCCGTACGACCTCGTCGTGCTGGATCTGGGCTTGCCGCGCATGTCCGGCGTCGAGCTGCTCGCGTGGCTTCGCAAGCGTCGCGACCATACGCCGGTGCTGGTGATGACCGCGCGCGACACGGTGGCCGATCGCGTGAGCGGCCTGAGCGCGGGCGCCGACGATTATCTCGGCAAGCCGTTCGACCTGACCGAGCTGGTCGCGCGCTGCCGTGCGCTCGTGCGGCGTTCGCAGGGGCGCAGCACCGACACGATCGAATACGGCGACCTGTCGGTCGATCCCGCGTTGATGACGGCCACCCGCGGCGCCGAGCGAATCGCGCTGACGTCGCGCGAATGCGCGTTGCTGGTCGAACTGCTGTCGAACCAGGGCCGCCCGCTGTCGCGCGCGCAGCTGCAGGACAGCCTGTACGGCTGGAACGAGGAGATCGAGAGCAATGCGATCGAGGTGCACGTTTCGAACCTGCGCAAGAAGCTCGGCGCCGACCTGATCCGCACGATCCGCGGCGTGGGCTACGTGGTGGAGAAGGCGTCGTGA
- a CDS encoding cytochrome b562, whose product MKTPAFRFRFCAALAALLVVTAAPAQAGEIKPLMRDMKQTMQRALNSRTTAEMRGYVTRLESDAQQASRQRYRSDQSTYDEGMRTLQRELTEVDRAIAANDLPAAKQALRRINDTKKHYHDLLG is encoded by the coding sequence ATGAAGACGCCCGCATTCCGATTCCGCTTCTGCGCCGCGCTCGCCGCGCTGCTCGTCGTGACCGCCGCGCCCGCGCAGGCGGGCGAGATCAAGCCGCTGATGCGCGACATGAAGCAGACAATGCAACGCGCGCTGAACAGCCGGACGACCGCCGAGATGCGCGGCTACGTCACCCGGCTCGAAAGCGACGCGCAACAGGCGAGCCGCCAGCGCTATCGCAGCGACCAGTCGACCTACGACGAAGGCATGCGCACCTTGCAGCGCGAACTGACCGAAGTCGATCGCGCGATCGCGGCGAACGATCTGCCGGCCGCCAAGCAGGCATTGCGCCGCATCAACGACACGAAGAAGCACTACCACGACCTGCTCGGCTGA
- a CDS encoding universal stress protein: protein MSASNSPLHPHHAPQRVLIAIDGSAASDHALAYARNLIAPNASVHVVSVAENPRTLVPRGSKSAAFFEAARDELLHDAADALSRATGALRRDDIAIDSEVIDLSVHGADIAHALAETAQAWRADLLIVGARQHHGLLRWIEGTVSGPLGHLAGCPLLIVPEGFQPAAEHVPARMLFAVDGSAIALNALRAGLKFARPDTEFRVIHVVDRPVSLGDFVPVETLEQASIDEGRRVLQKAVALFDGAARHAQSQLIQTDRTGDDVSQRIVHDASGWHADMIVMGTHGRRGVTSWVLGSVARRVARIAPTPVLLVNAPHA, encoded by the coding sequence ATGAGCGCCAGCAACTCACCCCTCCACCCCCACCACGCGCCCCAACGGGTGCTGATCGCGATCGACGGCTCCGCCGCGTCCGATCATGCGCTCGCGTATGCGCGTAACCTCATTGCGCCGAATGCGTCGGTGCACGTGGTCAGCGTCGCGGAAAATCCGCGCACACTCGTTCCGCGTGGATCGAAATCGGCCGCGTTCTTCGAAGCGGCGCGCGACGAATTGCTGCACGACGCCGCCGACGCGCTGTCGCGCGCCACCGGCGCATTGCGGCGCGACGACATCGCGATCGACAGCGAAGTCATCGACCTGTCCGTGCACGGCGCCGATATCGCCCATGCGCTGGCCGAAACCGCGCAGGCGTGGCGCGCCGATCTGCTGATCGTCGGCGCGCGTCAGCATCACGGCCTGCTGCGGTGGATCGAAGGCACGGTGTCCGGCCCGCTCGGCCACCTCGCCGGCTGTCCGCTGCTGATCGTCCCGGAAGGGTTCCAGCCGGCCGCCGAGCATGTGCCGGCGCGCATGCTGTTCGCCGTCGACGGCAGTGCGATCGCCCTCAACGCACTGCGCGCGGGCCTCAAATTCGCGCGGCCGGACACCGAATTCCGCGTGATCCACGTCGTGGACCGGCCCGTATCGCTGGGCGATTTCGTTCCCGTCGAGACGCTGGAACAGGCGTCGATCGACGAAGGCCGCCGCGTACTGCAAAAAGCCGTCGCGCTGTTCGACGGCGCGGCCCGACACGCGCAGTCGCAGCTGATTCAAACCGACCGCACCGGCGACGACGTATCGCAACGGATCGTGCACGACGCGAGCGGCTGGCATGCCGACATGATCGTGATGGGCACCCACGGACGGCGCGGCGTCACGAGCTGGGTGCTCGGCAGCGTGGCGCGCCGCGTCGCGCGGATCGCGCCGACGCCGGTCCTGCTCGTGAACGCGCCGCATGCGTAG
- a CDS encoding cation diffusion facilitator family transporter, whose translation MAAAATRSTWVSVAVNLTLSIGQVVIGILSRSQGLVADGIHSLSDLVADFVVLLAGHHSRKPVDEKHPYGHQRFETGASLALAAILLVVGGGMLWSAVQKLEHPEAIERVHVAALWVALVALVAKESLFRYMLAVATRVKSSMLVANAWHARSDAASSLVVGCGIVGNLLGYPLLDPVAALIVGGMIVKMGATFGWNALHDLMDRAADAEDVQAIRATLLATPGVLDLHDLRTRKTGDLILVDVHLDIDADLTVAQGHDIAVDARARVLRHHRVLNVMTHVDPRKRETALEAAALHRN comes from the coding sequence ATGGCCGCCGCGGCTACCCGAAGCACCTGGGTGAGCGTCGCGGTGAACCTCACGCTGAGCATCGGCCAGGTGGTGATCGGCATCCTGTCGCGCTCGCAGGGCCTCGTCGCGGACGGCATTCATTCGCTGTCCGATCTGGTCGCGGATTTCGTCGTGCTGCTGGCCGGTCATCACAGCCGCAAGCCGGTCGATGAAAAGCATCCTTATGGCCATCAACGCTTCGAAACCGGCGCGTCGCTCGCGCTGGCCGCGATCCTGCTGGTGGTCGGCGGCGGGATGCTGTGGTCGGCGGTGCAGAAGCTCGAGCATCCGGAGGCGATCGAGCGCGTCCACGTCGCGGCACTGTGGGTGGCGCTCGTCGCGCTGGTCGCGAAGGAGAGCCTGTTTCGCTACATGCTCGCGGTCGCGACGCGCGTGAAGTCGAGCATGCTGGTGGCCAACGCGTGGCATGCGCGTTCGGACGCCGCGTCGTCGCTGGTGGTCGGATGCGGGATCGTGGGCAACCTGCTCGGCTATCCGCTGCTCGATCCGGTCGCCGCGCTGATCGTCGGCGGGATGATCGTGAAAATGGGCGCGACGTTCGGCTGGAACGCGTTGCACGATCTGATGGACCGCGCGGCCGACGCCGAGGACGTGCAGGCGATCCGCGCGACGCTGCTCGCCACGCCCGGCGTGCTCGACCTGCACGACCTGCGCACGCGCAAGACCGGCGATCTGATCCTGGTCGACGTGCATCTCGACATCGACGCCGATCTCACCGTGGCGCAAGGGCATGACATCGCGGTGGACGCGCGCGCGCGCGTGCTGCGCCATCATCGGGTGCTGAACGTGATGACGCACGTCGATCCGCGCAAGCGCGAAACGGCGCTCGAAGCCGCAGCGCTTCACCGAAATTAA
- a CDS encoding ATP-binding protein produces the protein MKALLPARSLHGRLLTLVPAVVLGVWLATLMLTWLDAQREIDRLLDGHLAQAAALLVAQQARGPDDDDTAIDAPLLHPYGPRVAFQVFHDGRLGLHSENAPSQPMVAPELTGQARASGFWTVAIDGDAWRVFVVHGVRHDVQVFVGERIDSRKSILGAVMRSAFWPMAAALPLLVLAIGWAVRRGTSPLRDFGRALARRNPQALDTIRLERTPLEMQPMLDALNRLFERIRAVMDAERRFTADAAHELRTPIAAVSAQAQVALAERHDAPRRHALRGVLEGCDRAARLVDQLLLLSRLDAGALAQRASVDLAALAKRVVAEAAPRSIDMRQRLELDARAPCLVGGNEPLLESMVRNLVDNAIRYSPADACITVSVARCDGRTTLRVEDSGPGIGDDDLRRLGERFFRPAGSRPGGSGLGWSIVRRIAAAHEADLEVGRSAALGGLCVVVSWPAADAADAAGTAAH, from the coding sequence ATGAAGGCGCTGCTGCCCGCGCGCTCGCTGCACGGCCGGCTGCTGACGCTGGTGCCGGCCGTGGTGCTCGGCGTCTGGCTCGCGACGCTGATGCTGACGTGGCTCGATGCGCAGCGCGAGATCGACCGGCTGCTCGACGGTCACCTCGCGCAGGCCGCCGCGCTGCTGGTCGCGCAGCAGGCGCGCGGGCCGGACGACGACGACACCGCGATCGACGCGCCGCTGCTTCATCCGTACGGGCCGCGTGTGGCGTTCCAGGTATTCCACGACGGCCGGCTCGGCCTGCATTCGGAAAACGCGCCGTCGCAGCCGATGGTGGCGCCCGAGCTGACCGGGCAGGCTCGCGCGTCGGGATTCTGGACCGTCGCGATCGACGGCGATGCGTGGCGCGTCTTCGTCGTGCACGGCGTGCGCCACGATGTCCAGGTGTTCGTCGGCGAACGGATCGATTCGCGCAAGTCGATCCTCGGCGCGGTCATGCGCAGCGCGTTCTGGCCGATGGCGGCCGCGCTGCCGCTGCTGGTGCTGGCGATCGGCTGGGCCGTGCGCCGCGGCACGTCGCCGCTGCGCGATTTCGGCCGCGCGCTCGCCAGACGTAACCCGCAGGCGCTCGACACGATTCGGCTCGAGCGCACGCCGCTCGAAATGCAGCCGATGCTCGACGCGCTGAACCGCCTGTTCGAACGGATTCGCGCGGTGATGGACGCCGAGCGGCGCTTCACCGCCGATGCGGCGCACGAGCTGCGCACGCCGATCGCGGCCGTCAGCGCGCAGGCGCAAGTCGCGCTGGCCGAGCGCCACGACGCGCCGCGCCGGCATGCGCTGCGCGGCGTGCTCGAAGGCTGCGATCGAGCCGCGCGGCTCGTCGATCAGCTGTTGTTGCTGTCGCGTCTCGATGCGGGCGCGCTGGCCCAGCGCGCCTCGGTGGACCTGGCGGCGCTCGCGAAACGCGTGGTCGCGGAAGCCGCGCCGCGATCGATCGACATGCGGCAGCGGCTGGAGCTCGACGCGCGAGCGCCGTGCCTCGTCGGCGGCAACGAGCCGTTGCTCGAGTCGATGGTGCGCAATCTGGTGGACAACGCGATTCGCTACAGCCCGGCCGACGCGTGCATCACCGTGTCGGTCGCGCGATGCGACGGGCGCACGACGCTGCGCGTCGAGGACAGCGGCCCGGGCATCGGCGACGACGATCTGCGCCGGCTGGGCGAGCGGTTCTTTCGGCCGGCGGGAAGCCGGCCGGGCGGCAGCGGCCTGGGCTGGTCGATCGTGCGGCGCATCGCGGCCGCGCATGAAGCGGACCTCGAGGTCGGGCGTTCGGCGGCGTTGGGCGGGTTGTGCGTCGTCGTGTCTTGGCCGGCCGCCGATGCAGCCGATGCAGCCGGCACAGCCGCGCACTAG
- a CDS encoding VTT domain-containing protein encodes MLTLAVLFLLILLLNLVPAFAPPTWMAMSWVGFNLPDGNPFVFAVVAAAAATTGRVILATFARSLVRSRWVRDADRENIAVATRWLRKHGTLTAGAFFLYALSPLPSNYLFIAYGLSGLPLRIIAAAFFIGRVTTYAIWAHVGRFASTQLDAESELGGSYLGGYFIVTQLVLLACIVVLMKLDWHALVHERRLTFRRGQRVRRSD; translated from the coding sequence GTGCTGACGCTGGCTGTGCTGTTCCTGCTGATTCTGCTGCTGAATCTCGTGCCGGCATTCGCGCCGCCCACCTGGATGGCGATGTCGTGGGTGGGCTTCAACCTGCCCGACGGCAATCCGTTCGTGTTCGCCGTCGTCGCGGCGGCCGCGGCCACCACCGGCCGCGTGATCCTCGCGACCTTCGCGCGCTCGCTGGTGCGCTCGCGCTGGGTGCGGGACGCCGATCGCGAGAACATCGCCGTGGCGACGCGCTGGCTGCGCAAGCACGGCACGCTCACCGCCGGGGCGTTCTTCCTCTATGCGCTGAGCCCGCTGCCGTCGAACTATCTGTTCATCGCATACGGGCTGTCCGGCTTGCCGCTCAGGATCATCGCCGCGGCGTTCTTCATCGGCCGCGTGACGACCTATGCGATCTGGGCGCACGTCGGCCGCTTCGCGTCCACGCAGCTCGACGCCGAGTCCGAACTCGGCGGCAGCTATCTCGGCGGCTACTTCATCGTCACGCAGCTCGTGCTGCTCGCATGCATCGTCGTGTTGATGAAGCTCGACTGGCACGCGCTCGTCCACGAACGTCGATTGACGTTCCGGCGCGGCCAGCGCGTGCGCCGCTCCGATTGA
- a CDS encoding ATP-binding protein: MRSIRQRLTLLVLSGVVVVWAYSLVSSYRQAIHEADEWYETRVEQIARTFAVLDARDLPRFAEIVLAGRDDDDGDNDAAPPMLYQVSDADGRVLAASPGLAALDVPASAAAASGAAESGNPKWHAYVLTDAARGRTVRIFEQRTRRSDLSAEVARRVARPLAFALPVLAVLIWFAIGRSLTPLRTLSDAIEARSADNLDAIGTRGIPDEVRPLVAALNTLLQRLRDSLVRERAFTSDAAHELKTPLAAIKVQAQVALTARDPERQRRAMQRVVEGVDRSTHLADQLLALARLDETVPLDGADVDLRQLIAACVNDHQARAERKEMSVTSRVDGRVVMHAPPTLLRVLLDNLVDNAIKYGREHGHVEIASWQDADAVTLQVCDDGPGVPTEDLARLQDRFFRGADHDASGSGLGLSIVARIVAKLGGRLTYVDGLNGGGFGVRVTLPVQGR, from the coding sequence ATGCGTTCGATCCGGCAACGGCTGACCTTGCTCGTGCTGTCGGGCGTGGTGGTGGTGTGGGCCTATTCGCTCGTGTCGAGCTATCGTCAGGCGATTCACGAAGCGGACGAATGGTACGAAACGCGCGTCGAGCAGATCGCCCGGACCTTCGCGGTGCTCGACGCGCGCGACCTGCCGCGCTTCGCCGAGATCGTGCTCGCCGGCCGCGACGACGACGACGGCGACAACGATGCCGCGCCGCCGATGCTGTACCAGGTCAGCGATGCCGACGGGCGCGTCCTCGCGGCCAGTCCGGGTCTCGCGGCGCTCGACGTGCCGGCGTCTGCGGCTGCTGCATCCGGCGCGGCCGAGTCGGGCAATCCGAAGTGGCACGCGTACGTGCTGACCGATGCCGCGCGCGGCCGGACGGTGCGCATCTTCGAGCAGCGCACGCGCCGCTCGGACCTGTCCGCCGAAGTCGCGCGGCGCGTGGCGCGGCCGCTGGCGTTCGCGCTGCCGGTGCTGGCGGTGTTGATCTGGTTCGCGATCGGCCGCAGCCTGACGCCGCTGCGCACGCTGTCCGACGCGATCGAAGCGCGCTCGGCCGACAACCTCGACGCAATCGGCACGCGCGGCATTCCCGATGAAGTGCGTCCGCTGGTCGCCGCGCTCAATACGTTGCTGCAACGCCTGCGCGACTCGCTCGTTCGCGAGCGCGCGTTCACCAGCGACGCGGCGCACGAGCTGAAGACGCCGCTCGCCGCCATCAAGGTCCAGGCGCAGGTAGCGCTCACCGCGCGCGATCCGGAGCGCCAGCGGCGCGCGATGCAGCGGGTCGTCGAGGGCGTCGACCGCAGCACGCATCTGGCCGATCAGTTGCTCGCGCTGGCGCGGCTCGACGAGACGGTTCCGCTGGACGGCGCGGACGTTGATCTTCGTCAATTGATCGCCGCATGCGTGAACGATCATCAGGCGCGCGCCGAGCGCAAGGAGATGTCCGTGACGTCGCGGGTCGATGGCCGCGTCGTCATGCACGCGCCGCCCACGCTGCTTCGCGTGCTGCTCGACAACCTCGTCGATAACGCGATCAAGTACGGCCGCGAGCATGGGCACGTCGAAATCGCATCTTGGCAGGACGCCGACGCGGTCACGCTACAGGTGTGCGACGACGGCCCCGGCGTGCCGACCGAGGATCTGGCGCGCTTGCAGGACCGGTTCTTTCGCGGTGCCGATCATGACGCGAGCGGCAGCGGCCTGGGGCTGTCGATCGTCGCGCGGATCGTGGCCAAGCTCGGCGGGCGTCTGACCTACGTCGACGGGCTGAACGGCGGCGGATTCGGCGTGCGGGTGACCTTGCCGGTGCAGGGTCGATAG
- a CDS encoding hemerythrin domain-containing protein, whose amino-acid sequence MSMPGPRSAVAIIRHEHAQLSTVIDGMRHFVRLLVAGEPVPGVIVFRAMLYYIREYPQRIHHPNEDRYLFAPLRARTGEFDSVLDQLEAQHDKSDMKLRNLEHALTRYELKGASALHTLGALMDDYAEFHADHRCLEETVILPAATRVLTPDDWVGIDAAFAANRDPFDGQPLDEDLDRLFSMIVQAIPDRAPD is encoded by the coding sequence ATGTCGATGCCCGGGCCACGTAGCGCCGTCGCCATCATCCGCCACGAACATGCGCAGTTGTCGACCGTGATCGACGGCATGCGGCACTTCGTCCGTCTGCTCGTGGCGGGTGAGCCGGTGCCGGGCGTGATCGTGTTCCGCGCGATGCTCTATTACATCCGGGAATACCCGCAGCGCATTCATCATCCGAACGAAGACCGCTACCTGTTCGCGCCGTTGCGGGCGCGCACCGGCGAGTTCGACAGCGTGCTCGACCAGCTTGAGGCGCAGCACGACAAGAGCGACATGAAGCTGCGGAATCTCGAGCACGCGCTGACGCGCTACGAGTTGAAAGGCGCGAGCGCGCTGCATACGCTCGGCGCGCTGATGGACGATTACGCGGAGTTCCATGCGGACCATCGCTGTCTAGAAGAGACCGTGATCCTGCCGGCCGCCACCCGCGTGTTGACGCCCGACGACTGGGTCGGGATCGACGCGGCGTTCGCCGCGAATCGCGATCCGTTCGACGGCCAGCCGCTCGACGAGGATCTCGACCGGCTGTTTTCGATGATCGTCCAGGCGATCCCCGATCGGGCGCCCGATTAG
- a CDS encoding heavy metal translocating P-type ATPase has product MPRMRWSLDFTLLVLSAVTLAAGGACVAFGLPALARLVWLLGALPVLLALTVTVAKAVARRQPGIDVLAWLAIGLALALDETLTAAVIALMLASGRTLEQHAQRRAQREMTALLGRAPRQATRFEHGEWRPVAPGAIVPGDRLLVRSGECVAVDGTLTGDAELDESMLTGESSTQRRRSGETACSGVVNAGAPFEMVARTTAGDSTFAGIVRMVERAQRERSPSVRVADRYAAGFVVIALLVAGGAWLATGDVGRALAVLVVASPCPLILAVPVAIVSGMSRCSKRGVLVKGGGALERLAQATILFFDKTGTLTGGRARIVAIECGAQVAAADVLRFAASLAQASAHVISDALTVAARERGVGLSAPSAVLETPGEGVTGSVDGHTVTIGKFSFVAACSTPAPWSDAFVARVGGQGGAAVFVGVDGAMIGAIELADELRLETPRALRLLKREGVERLVMLTGDRRDIALAVGELLGVTDVRAEQTPTDKLAAIQSARKDGVTIMVGDGVNDAPALAAADVGIAMGARGAAASSEAADVVLLVDRLDRLVDAIRIARRARRIALESVVAGMSLSALAMAVAAAGLLPPIAGAVIQEVIDVVVIVNALRVLLVRAKPSEARPSGLDVEQLKREHAALSPLLDQLRDLADRIPGLPAATIASESARLIGVLDARLLPHERADDRDVYARLAPLLGGEDPLAAMSGAHREIFRMVRALRQMVADLPREHADAAGAQAIQRTLYGLEAIVRLHCAQEEELFHAVGADV; this is encoded by the coding sequence ATGCCCCGAATGCGCTGGTCGCTCGATTTCACGTTGCTGGTTCTGTCTGCCGTCACGCTCGCCGCCGGCGGCGCGTGCGTCGCGTTCGGCCTGCCTGCGCTCGCGCGCCTCGTGTGGCTGCTCGGCGCGCTGCCCGTGCTGCTCGCGTTGACGGTCACCGTCGCCAAGGCGGTCGCGCGCCGGCAGCCCGGCATCGACGTGCTCGCGTGGCTCGCGATCGGGCTCGCGCTCGCGCTCGACGAGACGCTGACCGCCGCGGTCATCGCATTGATGCTCGCGAGCGGGCGGACGCTGGAGCAGCACGCGCAGCGCCGCGCGCAACGCGAGATGACCGCGCTGCTCGGCCGCGCGCCGCGGCAGGCGACGCGGTTCGAGCATGGCGAATGGCGGCCCGTCGCTCCGGGTGCGATCGTCCCCGGCGACCGGCTGCTGGTGCGCAGCGGCGAGTGCGTCGCGGTCGACGGCACACTCACCGGCGACGCGGAACTGGACGAATCGATGCTGACCGGCGAATCGTCCACGCAGCGGCGACGTTCGGGCGAAACCGCATGCAGCGGCGTGGTCAACGCCGGCGCGCCGTTCGAAATGGTGGCGCGCACGACCGCCGGCGACAGCACGTTTGCCGGCATCGTACGGATGGTCGAGCGCGCGCAGCGCGAGCGCAGCCCGTCCGTGCGCGTCGCGGATCGCTACGCGGCGGGCTTCGTCGTGATTGCGCTGCTCGTCGCGGGCGGCGCGTGGCTCGCGACCGGCGACGTCGGCCGCGCGCTCGCGGTGCTCGTCGTCGCGTCGCCGTGTCCGCTGATTCTCGCGGTGCCGGTCGCGATCGTGTCGGGCATGTCGCGCTGCTCGAAGCGCGGCGTGCTGGTCAAGGGCGGCGGCGCGCTGGAACGCCTCGCGCAAGCGACGATTCTGTTCTTCGACAAGACCGGCACGCTGACCGGCGGGCGCGCACGCATCGTCGCGATCGAATGCGGCGCGCAGGTCGCCGCCGCCGACGTGCTGCGCTTCGCGGCGTCGCTCGCACAGGCGTCGGCGCACGTGATTTCGGACGCGCTGACGGTTGCCGCACGGGAGCGCGGCGTCGGTCTGTCGGCGCCGTCGGCCGTACTGGAGACGCCCGGCGAAGGCGTGACGGGCAGCGTCGACGGTCACACGGTCACGATCGGCAAGTTTAGTTTCGTCGCGGCGTGCTCGACGCCGGCGCCGTGGAGCGATGCGTTCGTCGCGCGCGTCGGCGGCCAGGGCGGCGCGGCGGTATTCGTCGGCGTGGATGGCGCGATGATCGGCGCGATCGAGCTGGCCGACGAACTGCGGCTCGAGACGCCGCGCGCATTGCGGCTACTCAAGCGCGAAGGCGTCGAGCGCCTCGTGATGCTGACCGGCGACCGGCGCGATATCGCGCTGGCGGTCGGCGAACTGCTCGGCGTGACCGACGTGCGCGCCGAGCAAACGCCGACGGACAAGCTCGCCGCGATCCAGTCGGCTCGCAAGGACGGCGTGACGATCATGGTCGGCGACGGCGTGAACGACGCGCCGGCGCTCGCGGCCGCCGACGTCGGCATCGCGATGGGCGCGCGTGGCGCGGCCGCGTCGTCCGAGGCCGCCGACGTGGTGCTGCTGGTCGACCGGCTCGACCGCCTCGTGGACGCGATCCGCATTGCGCGCCGCGCGCGCCGCATCGCGCTCGAGAGCGTGGTGGCCGGCATGTCGTTGTCGGCGCTCGCGATGGCGGTCGCGGCGGCCGGATTACTGCCGCCGATTGCGGGCGCGGTGATTCAGGAGGTGATCGACGTCGTCGTGATCGTCAATGCGCTGCGCGTGTTGCTGGTCCGCGCGAAGCCGTCGGAGGCGCGGCCGAGCGGCCTCGACGTCGAGCAGCTCAAGCGCGAGCACGCCGCGTTGTCGCCGCTGCTCGACCAGTTGCGGGATCTCGCCGATCGCATCCCCGGCTTGCCGGCCGCGACCATCGCGAGCGAATCGGCGCGGCTGATCGGCGTGCTGGACGCGCGGCTGCTGCCGCACGAGCGCGCGGACGACCGCGACGTCTACGCGCGTCTCGCGCCGCTGCTCGGCGGCGAGGATCCGCTTGCGGCGATGAGCGGCGCGCACCGCGAGATCTTCCGGATGGTCAGGGCGCTCAGGCAGATGGTCGCCGATCTGCCGCGCGAACACGCCGACGCCGCGGGCGCTCAGGCGATCCAACGGACGCTGTACGGGCTTGAAGCGATCGTCCGCCTACATTGCGCGCAGGAGGAGGAGCTGTTCCACGCGGTGGGCGCGGACGTGTGA